One window of the Microbulbifer sp. Q7 genome contains the following:
- a CDS encoding DUF1853 family protein yields MSIAFVTASPDHWRNLLWALAAPDIAPDAPLPWLPESRRSALARFFSHTHVRAELEARLLSHLEQLNNHRLGIYFEYLWAFAFTHHPDYQLLAHNFPIRDGGRTLGELDFVVRHTPDNAVEHWEIALKFYLQVGEYWVGPGLKDRLDIKLARMRNHQLPVAQDSTATSSLRDAGITLDRQWALMPGRLFRPLDAASGGLSEPNHFWWADVATFLEQEASVQPSADGQWYRLPKPCWLAPLPESLATPPVEGEPLADSMLKRGPICVARYDHRGERSRGFIVPADWAERAAAPA; encoded by the coding sequence ATGAGCATCGCATTCGTAACCGCCAGCCCGGACCACTGGCGCAACCTGCTGTGGGCACTGGCAGCGCCCGACATTGCGCCTGACGCCCCGCTACCATGGCTGCCGGAATCCCGCCGCTCGGCGCTCGCCCGGTTTTTCTCGCACACTCATGTCCGGGCGGAGCTGGAAGCCCGACTGCTTTCTCACCTTGAGCAGCTAAACAACCACAGGCTCGGTATTTACTTCGAGTATCTGTGGGCCTTCGCCTTTACCCATCACCCGGACTACCAGTTACTGGCGCATAACTTCCCTATCCGCGATGGGGGGAGAACCCTCGGCGAACTGGATTTTGTGGTGCGCCATACGCCGGATAATGCGGTCGAGCATTGGGAAATTGCGCTGAAGTTTTACCTGCAGGTGGGTGAATACTGGGTTGGGCCAGGCCTGAAAGACCGGCTCGATATCAAGCTCGCGCGCATGCGCAACCATCAGCTTCCTGTAGCCCAAGACAGTACCGCCACCAGCAGCTTGCGCGATGCGGGCATCACGCTCGACCGGCAATGGGCGCTGATGCCCGGGCGACTGTTTCGCCCGCTGGATGCCGCCAGCGGCGGCCTGTCTGAACCCAATCATTTCTGGTGGGCAGACGTGGCGACCTTTCTCGAACAGGAGGCGTCCGTCCAGCCGTCAGCGGACGGCCAGTGGTATCGACTGCCGAAGCCCTGCTGGCTGGCGCCGCTGCCAGAGTCCCTTGCAACACCGCCGGTAGAGGGTGAACCCCTGGCAGATTCGATGCTGAAACGCGGCCCGATATGCGTAGCCCGATACGATCACCGTGGCGAACGGAGCCGTGGATTTATCGTACCCGCCGACTGGGCCGAGCGCGCAGCGGCCCCGGCGTAG
- a CDS encoding autotransporter outer membrane beta-barrel domain-containing protein: MNSERRPRTGRRILCQILYRMLCAAGLCLLPVVTLADCTPSNTGTAGADQILCDEDNDAAGADVSTFAGNDTLDLNGGTIGTVDAGTGDDRININGALIETNLLTGDGNDTVIMDVRDSEVGNFFSGGLDTGAGDDRIELYDGLIFDLNAGDGDDYMLLDGGFVFHTLNMGSGDDTLYFDEGIIYHFIGGDGSDYLEIDARAFDGDAILDGGDDLTADDGYIDTIRFKLDHLLDGDKLLNWENVIINGSSKLRLFNNLAVGGGTSGRQTLGLDIRFGGILEPVQTDFSIAGDVHNAGTLWLQNGEFNQLHIVPHPDGRFGNYAGRDGRLWMDTLLADDNAPSDLLTVAGNVSGRTFVRIFNLGGDGAVSAGNGIPIIRVQGRNPRDGFLLDPDYIGYDGRTAVVGGAYGYALYRGGIDGSEQDTWFLRSTMSDPFSNSGELVPRWQPGAVLYETYAQAIRRMNAPTTLRKRVGNRFWAGTSYRDRGICCYGDAVERTIDGGGLWIRMNSVYNDNAPEQSTANARWQQDFGQVQIGSDFSFDPAVYRGRLMLGVFAQYGYGSTELDSYFGQGYIDTYNWGIGGTATWYGSQGSYADVQLQFNWFDSDLYSRELWYLGTGNDAIGFNFSVEGGHSFKLCDFYSLTPQLQVAYTAEDIDDNFDPYGARLVDTNNEGGFARFGVAFEQRVSQRVNRNMYGNLLLERISLYAIANTYYYFDDQTEVQVSGTSLYQARDEWWGQLGIGFTYDQCGDRCSVYGEVDYASSLENFGDSDSIQLTFGFRMKW; encoded by the coding sequence ATGAATTCTGAACGCCGCCCCCGCACCGGGCGCCGGATTCTTTGCCAGATTCTTTACCGCATGCTGTGCGCAGCCGGCTTGTGCCTCCTGCCGGTGGTCACCCTCGCCGACTGTACCCCCTCCAATACCGGAACCGCCGGCGCCGACCAGATTCTGTGTGACGAAGACAACGATGCCGCAGGCGCGGACGTCAGTACCTTTGCCGGCAACGACACCCTCGACCTGAACGGCGGCACCATCGGCACCGTGGACGCAGGCACCGGCGATGACCGCATCAACATCAACGGCGCGCTGATCGAAACCAATCTGCTCACCGGCGATGGCAACGATACCGTGATCATGGATGTGCGGGATTCGGAAGTCGGCAACTTCTTCAGTGGTGGCCTGGATACCGGCGCCGGCGACGATCGTATCGAACTGTACGACGGGCTCATTTTCGATCTCAACGCCGGCGACGGCGACGACTACATGCTGCTCGATGGGGGTTTTGTATTTCACACCCTGAATATGGGTAGTGGCGACGACACCCTGTATTTTGACGAAGGCATTATCTACCACTTCATCGGCGGCGACGGGTCAGACTACCTGGAGATCGACGCGCGCGCCTTTGATGGCGACGCCATCCTGGATGGTGGAGACGACCTTACCGCGGACGACGGTTACATCGATACCATTCGCTTCAAGCTGGACCACCTGCTGGACGGCGATAAGCTGCTGAACTGGGAAAACGTCATCATCAACGGCAGCTCCAAACTGCGCCTGTTCAACAACCTGGCCGTCGGTGGCGGCACCAGCGGGCGCCAAACGCTTGGGCTGGACATTCGCTTTGGCGGCATTCTGGAACCGGTGCAAACCGATTTTTCCATCGCCGGTGACGTCCACAATGCGGGCACCCTGTGGCTGCAAAATGGTGAATTCAACCAGCTGCATATTGTTCCCCATCCCGATGGCCGTTTCGGCAACTACGCAGGGCGTGACGGGCGTCTGTGGATGGACACATTACTGGCCGACGACAATGCACCCAGCGATTTGCTGACAGTGGCAGGGAATGTGAGCGGGCGGACCTTTGTGCGCATATTCAATCTGGGGGGCGATGGTGCCGTTTCCGCAGGCAACGGCATCCCCATCATCCGCGTGCAGGGACGTAACCCGCGCGATGGATTCTTACTCGACCCGGATTACATCGGCTACGACGGCCGCACGGCAGTTGTAGGCGGTGCTTACGGCTATGCCCTGTACCGGGGTGGCATCGACGGCAGCGAACAGGACACCTGGTTTCTGCGCTCCACCATGAGTGATCCCTTCTCCAACAGCGGCGAGCTTGTTCCACGCTGGCAACCGGGCGCAGTGCTCTACGAGACGTACGCGCAAGCCATCCGCCGGATGAACGCCCCCACCACCCTGCGCAAGCGGGTCGGCAATCGTTTCTGGGCCGGCACCAGTTATCGCGACCGCGGCATCTGTTGCTATGGCGATGCGGTGGAGCGCACGATTGATGGCGGCGGCCTGTGGATACGCATGAATTCCGTGTACAACGACAATGCGCCGGAGCAGTCCACGGCCAATGCCCGCTGGCAACAGGATTTCGGACAGGTACAGATTGGCTCCGATTTCTCCTTCGACCCCGCCGTTTATCGCGGCCGCCTGATGCTCGGTGTCTTTGCCCAGTATGGCTACGGCAGTACGGAGCTCGACAGCTACTTCGGCCAGGGTTATATCGACACCTACAACTGGGGAATCGGCGGTACCGCCACCTGGTACGGCAGCCAGGGCAGTTACGCCGACGTGCAACTGCAGTTCAACTGGTTTGACTCCGACCTGTATTCCCGCGAGCTCTGGTACCTGGGTACCGGCAACGATGCCATTGGGTTCAACTTTTCCGTCGAAGGCGGGCACAGCTTCAAACTGTGTGACTTTTATTCCCTCACGCCACAACTGCAAGTGGCCTATACCGCAGAAGACATCGACGACAATTTCGACCCCTACGGCGCGCGGCTGGTCGACACCAACAACGAGGGTGGCTTTGCCCGTTTCGGCGTGGCATTCGAGCAGCGGGTCAGCCAGCGAGTCAACCGCAACATGTACGGCAACCTGCTGCTGGAGCGGATCAGCCTCTACGCCATTGCCAATACCTACTACTACTTTGACGACCAGACCGAGGTGCAGGTGTCCGGCACGTCCCTGTATCAGGCGCGGGATGAGTGGTGGGGGCAGCTGGGCATCGGCTTTACCTACGACCAGTGCGGTGACCGCTGTTCGGTTTACGGGGAGGTGGACTATGCCAGCAGCCTGGAGAACTTTGGCGATAGCGACAGTATTCAGCTGACCTTTGGCTTCCGCATGAAGTGGTAG
- a CDS encoding OmpW family protein: MKTLRLAACLALVLPMFAKAQIPISDVDLTRFYLRIGASFVYPDDNNTSLKYYVLQDWELYRTHWEVEDDITWNVSGVWRPLPYLGVELLYIGDSDHSLTLQNFRATPGQDNIYFGRYSASSANLFVNWYMNDLICLGQPYLGIGVNYSDYYDDELNPDFQRYLVNSGMATGPGRFGMGHSWGGSAQLGIDWRLGRGIAQSWLINAAVIYTDSNPDAEVTYPTAPGYERLYSEFETNPWTLNLGITYEF; this comes from the coding sequence ATGAAGACACTCAGGCTGGCGGCCTGCCTGGCATTGGTGTTGCCGATGTTTGCCAAGGCGCAGATCCCGATTTCGGATGTGGACCTCACCCGCTTTTACCTGCGCATCGGGGCGAGCTTCGTCTATCCCGACGACAACAACACGTCGCTCAAGTACTACGTATTGCAGGACTGGGAGTTGTACCGGACCCACTGGGAGGTCGAGGACGACATTACCTGGAATGTGTCCGGTGTGTGGCGGCCGCTGCCTTACCTCGGCGTGGAGTTGCTGTACATCGGTGACTCGGACCACTCCCTGACCCTGCAGAATTTTCGCGCGACCCCGGGTCAGGACAACATCTACTTCGGGCGCTACAGCGCGTCTTCCGCCAACCTGTTCGTCAACTGGTATATGAATGACCTGATCTGCCTCGGGCAGCCGTACCTCGGTATCGGGGTCAATTACTCCGATTACTACGACGACGAACTCAATCCCGACTTCCAGCGCTATCTCGTCAACAGCGGCATGGCGACCGGTCCCGGGCGGTTTGGCATGGGCCACTCCTGGGGCGGTAGTGCGCAGCTGGGCATCGACTGGCGCCTGGGGCGCGGCATTGCGCAATCCTGGCTGATCAATGCGGCTGTAATCTACACCGACTCAAACCCCGATGCGGAAGTCACCTACCCCACGGCGCCCGGCTACGAAAGACTCTACTCGGAATTCGAGACCAACCCCTGGACGCTCAACCTGGGCATCACCTATGAATTCTGA
- a CDS encoding tRNA-uridine aminocarboxypropyltransferase — translation MYSTAFTRLRDRELAKSTKPFLAKGKSVKRCAQCQMAEYACMCPWRPVAESRMDFVLLLHRKELFKPTNTGRLIVDVFPETRAFLWNRLEAPQGLKAILEDPERDCFIVFPADGTENCARHVVRDLPQTSRQTTLILLDGTWKQCSRMIGLSRWLDKVPCLSLPETLVRSYSVRDSGRSHRFSTAEAAISCLLLGGEAEPADTLRHYFSVFNQHYLATRGCYLPEPGESHEALASRLRE, via the coding sequence ATGTACTCAACCGCTTTTACCCGCCTGCGAGATCGGGAACTCGCAAAGTCCACCAAGCCATTCCTGGCCAAAGGCAAGAGCGTCAAGCGCTGTGCCCAGTGCCAGATGGCAGAATATGCCTGCATGTGCCCCTGGCGGCCGGTGGCCGAGAGCCGGATGGACTTTGTATTGCTGTTGCACCGCAAGGAATTATTCAAGCCCACCAATACCGGCCGCCTGATTGTGGATGTGTTTCCCGAGACCCGGGCGTTTTTATGGAACCGGCTGGAAGCGCCGCAAGGGCTCAAGGCGATACTGGAAGACCCCGAGCGCGACTGTTTTATCGTGTTCCCCGCCGACGGCACCGAAAACTGTGCCCGGCATGTGGTGCGCGATCTGCCGCAGACGAGCAGACAAACCACACTGATCCTGCTCGACGGTACCTGGAAGCAGTGCAGCCGCATGATCGGCCTGAGCCGCTGGCTGGATAAGGTGCCCTGCCTGAGCCTGCCAGAGACACTGGTGCGCTCTTATTCGGTGCGGGACTCCGGCAGAAGCCACCGCTTTTCCACTGCAGAGGCGGCGATCAGTTGCCTGCTGTTAGGGGGCGAGGCGGAGCCCGCGGATACGTTACGGCATTACTTTTCCGTGTTTAACCAGCACTATCTCGCCACCCGCGGCTGCTATCTTCCCGAGCCCGGTGAAAGCCACGAGGCGCTGGCCTCGCGCTTGCGGGAATAA